A window of Cyclopterus lumpus isolate fCycLum1 chromosome 14, fCycLum1.pri, whole genome shotgun sequence contains these coding sequences:
- the vtnb gene encoding vitronectin b, which yields MKPAVALLGLVLLLDITSAAEQSCVGRCGSFDPQTKCQCDSICVYYGSCCGDFDTICPKKTARGDTFQEAEEVTDRTTLQPTFNTVAPTQTASPTPVTTQEPAPPASVEPDAAACSGRPFDAFLQLKNGSIYAFRGEYFFELDDKSVLPGYPKLIQDVWGISGPVDAAFTRINCHGKSYIFKGKKYWRFDGDVLDENYPRDISAGFDGIPDDADASFAIPAPSHLGKEKAYFFKGNKYYQYEFKHQPSHEECVRMSRTSPSVLFTRYTDLFCDQTWEDFFTDLFGSSYSSHQTGPRFTSRDWQGVRPSVDAAMVGRVYLSPKPTPAAPPPARRPSSRRRRPSKKRAQRRRQSRQTLFDDLWGYDDLFGYDYSDYTDIFDEIPTEYKSTPLQNVYFFKKDKYYRVDLQTKRVDSANPPYPRSIAKYWLGCKHEETPDASRAEKR from the exons ATGAAGCCAGCAGTGGCTCTGCTGGGCCTCGTCCTGCTGCTCGACATCACCTCTGCTGCAGAAC AGTCCTGTGTGGGTCGCTGTGGCTCCTTCGACCCGCAGACAAAATGCCAGTGTGACTCCATTTGTGTGTACTATGGGAGCTGCTGCGGGGACTTTGATACCATCTGCCCTAAAAAAA CTGCTCGTGGCGATACCTTccaggaagcagaagaagtAACAGACAGAACAACTCTCCAACCAACTTTCAACACGGTTGCACCGACCCAAACTGCCTCTCCCACACCCGTCACCACACAAGAGcctgctcctcctg cttctgtcGAGCCTGACGCAGCGGCCTGCAGTGGTCGACCTTTTGATGCTTTTCTGCAGCTGAAGAATGGCTCGATATATGCTTTTAGAG GTGAATATTTCTTTGAGTTGGATGACAAGTCCGTACTTCCTGGTTACCCAAAACTCATCCAGGATGTGTGGGGGATCTCTGGACCCGTAGACGCGGCATTCACACGCATCAACTGCCACGGAAAATCCTATATCTTTAAG GGGAAAAAGTACTGGAGGTTTGACGGTGATGTTCTGGATGAGAACTATCCGCGGGACATTTCAGCCGGCTTTGATGGCATACCGGATGACGCTGACGCCTCTTTCGCCATACCGGCACCAAGTCACCTTGGCAAAGAGAAAGCCTACTTTTTCAAAG gGAACAAGTATTACCAGTATGAGTTCAAGCACCAGCCTTCCCATGAGGAGTGCGTCCGCATGAGCAGAACCTCCCCCTCTGTGCTGTTCACTCGATACACGGACCTCTTCTGCGATCAGACATGGGAGGACTTCTTCACCGACCTCTTTGGAAGCTCCT ACAGCAGTCACCAAACAGGCCCTCGCTTCACCAGCAGGGACTGGCAGGGCGTCAGGCCATCTGTAGACGCTGCCATGGTGGGACGAGTCTACCTCAGCCCCAAACCCACGCCAGCGGCTCCTCCACCAGCGAGAAGGCCCAGCAGTCGGAGGAGGAGGCCCAGCAAGAAGCGTGCACAGCGGAGAAGGCAGAGTCGCCAAACGTTGTTTGATGATTTGTGGGGTTATGATGATCTGTTCGGTTATGACTACAGCGACTACACCGACATCTTTGATGAGATCCCCACAGAGTACAAAAGCACCCCCCtgcaaaatgtgtattttttcaaGAAAG ATAAATACTACAGAGTGGATCTGCAGACAAAACGTGTGGACTCTGCCAACCCTCCTTACCCACGATCCATTGCAAAATACTGGCTGGGCTGCAAGCATGAAGAGACACCTGATGCATCAAGGGCAGAGAAGAGATAG